A single Aminobacterium mobile DSM 12262 DNA region contains:
- a CDS encoding aminopeptidase, producing the protein MNNLSLDEKYKEKGFHSFSSAWSVLKDAEKSHVFSLAEEYKQFLDKGKIERECVEQIVATARIAGFVDLNNVIEAGKKLEPGMKVMAVNRGKAVALFVLGSKSLSEGLRIVGSHIDSPRLDLKPQPLYEEGGLALLKTHYYGGIKKYQWATLPLAIHGVFVKKDGTVVSVNIGEKEDDPLFVISDILPHLGKAQAEKNMNEGITGENLNVILGHIPVEDGDIKEKVKLGVLQILGKVFGIDEADFTSAEVEIVPAGRARDAGLDRGLILGYGHDDRSCSFSALRALFDVESPLYTASALFVDKEEIGSMGSTGMESVFYENVVAELLALENEHYSELLLRRAFSNSKVLSADVDGAFDPTYPEPFDKRNASLMGNGVVVQKYTGSRGKYGSNDASAEFMAHIRSLFDENNVVWQTGELGKVDEGGGGTIAYILANRGADVIDCGVPVLSMHAPWELISKVDLYMAWKGYRAFLQSR; encoded by the coding sequence GTGAACAATCTTAGTTTGGATGAAAAATATAAAGAAAAAGGTTTCCATTCTTTTTCTAGTGCTTGGTCGGTATTAAAAGATGCAGAAAAATCCCATGTCTTTTCTTTGGCAGAGGAGTATAAGCAATTTTTGGATAAGGGGAAGATAGAACGGGAGTGTGTAGAACAAATAGTGGCGACGGCTCGAATAGCCGGTTTTGTAGATCTGAACAACGTAATAGAAGCAGGAAAAAAGCTTGAGCCAGGTATGAAAGTAATGGCGGTAAACCGAGGAAAGGCCGTGGCGCTTTTTGTTTTAGGCAGTAAATCCCTGTCAGAAGGACTCCGCATAGTCGGCAGTCATATAGATTCTCCCCGCCTGGATTTAAAACCACAGCCTCTTTATGAAGAGGGCGGATTAGCTCTTCTGAAAACTCATTACTACGGTGGTATTAAGAAATATCAATGGGCGACATTGCCTCTTGCTATTCATGGTGTCTTTGTTAAAAAAGACGGAACAGTTGTCTCTGTCAATATAGGGGAGAAAGAGGACGATCCTCTTTTTGTTATTAGCGATATACTGCCTCACCTTGGTAAGGCTCAGGCCGAGAAAAATATGAATGAGGGCATTACAGGTGAAAATCTGAATGTTATTTTAGGCCATATCCCTGTGGAAGACGGGGATATCAAAGAGAAAGTAAAACTTGGCGTATTGCAAATACTGGGGAAAGTTTTTGGCATTGATGAGGCCGATTTTACCTCTGCTGAAGTTGAAATAGTACCTGCAGGAAGAGCTCGTGACGCAGGGCTTGATCGTGGACTTATATTGGGATATGGGCACGACGATCGATCTTGTTCTTTCTCTGCTTTACGGGCATTGTTTGATGTAGAATCCCCCCTTTACACTGCGTCTGCTCTTTTTGTCGATAAGGAAGAAATTGGGAGTATGGGAAGCACCGGCATGGAATCTGTTTTTTATGAGAATGTTGTGGCAGAACTTCTGGCTCTGGAGAACGAGCATTATTCAGAACTCTTGCTCCGCCGTGCTTTTAGTAATAGTAAGGTTCTTTCTGCTGACGTGGACGGAGCTTTCGACCCTACATATCCCGAGCCTTTTGATAAACGAAACGCTTCTTTGATGGGGAATGGCGTAGTTGTGCAGAAATATACAGGAAGTCGGGGAAAATATGGATCTAACGACGCCAGCGCGGAATTTATGGCTCATATTCGTTCCCTTTTCGACGAGAACAATGTTGTGTGGCAAACTGGTGAACTTGGAAAGGTAGATGAAGGCGGCGGCGGAACCATCGCCTATATTTTGGCAAATCGCGGGGCTGACGTTATCGATTGCGGCGTGCCGGTACTTTCTATGCACGCTCCATGGGAGCTTATTAGCAAAGTTGACTTATATATGGCATGGAAAGGGTACAGAGCCTTTCTTCAATCAAGGTAA
- a CDS encoding methyl-accepting chemotaxis protein — MKLKLQGKMLLYFLSTVTIILAFLIGFIAFSVHGKTLKATKVLVTETARSSAYAIASEIDKGLITAETLAKSISGIDRQDSQARQNVLGMLENVLKETPLAFTAWVAFEPNAFDGKDSMYVERDGYQETGRFIVDFVKKNGHIQRSFDITESLLSKNGEGDFYILPKKTGKTVVMNPYLYNYSGQKDDFEFITSICTPIFLNGGIAGVVGIDIDLATVQEIVKNISVVEGSTASLYSNNGTTIYHDNEALIGKNLTERTDDLKDVGTILTHIQKGEIYNIIDFSNALSGEAYKIYSPVQLGNTETPWSLNIQVPMSKIKEDAIIMARNTIAASLVGLIILSLIIILITRTLVRPINGVSQMLQQFSHLDFSSNQSLSWMKQYMKSKDEIAQMLHAMLNLQEHLSGIINGLQEESQRFSSSAESLAALSEESVASMEEIKASVDQVATLAETTSAAVEETNAGVEEVSSSATNAAKSATEGAEATARTTQISNAATLEVSTVVEEITNVGKRSKETAQSMKAVANAVETITRFVTTIQTIADQTNLLALNAAIEAARAGDAGRGFAVVAEEVRKLAEESGVAAGEVETLINNLQTQTKNALTSIGQVDEIVEQTINRSEKAKKQLQKAMEEISHVNDVMQNIAATAEEQAASSEEMAAGIDQVTQSTVQVVASVDTIRQASEDTAKAGEQVAVESQSLSEGAHRLGEMIAQFKIDKNNLSRSLTIADQSIKK; from the coding sequence TTGAAACTCAAACTTCAGGGCAAGATGCTCCTCTATTTTCTCTCCACAGTCACGATCATACTCGCATTTTTAATTGGTTTTATTGCTTTTTCCGTGCATGGAAAAACATTGAAGGCAACAAAGGTTCTTGTAACGGAAACAGCTCGTTCGTCAGCCTACGCTATCGCCTCAGAAATTGACAAGGGACTTATTACCGCAGAAACTCTCGCCAAAAGCATATCTGGCATAGACCGGCAAGATAGCCAGGCCCGACAAAATGTGTTAGGGATGCTTGAAAATGTTTTAAAAGAAACGCCCCTCGCTTTTACCGCATGGGTCGCCTTTGAACCAAACGCATTTGATGGGAAAGATTCTATGTATGTGGAACGCGACGGGTATCAGGAAACTGGCCGTTTTATTGTAGATTTTGTCAAGAAAAACGGACATATTCAACGTTCTTTTGACATAACAGAATCTTTGTTAAGCAAAAATGGGGAAGGAGATTTCTATATCCTTCCTAAAAAAACTGGAAAAACTGTTGTTATGAACCCCTATCTTTATAATTATTCTGGGCAAAAAGATGATTTTGAGTTTATTACAAGTATATGCACCCCTATTTTTTTAAATGGGGGAATAGCCGGGGTCGTCGGTATAGATATTGATTTAGCTACAGTGCAAGAGATAGTGAAAAACATCAGCGTTGTGGAAGGAAGTACGGCCTCTCTCTATTCCAATAATGGAACTACCATCTATCATGATAATGAAGCGCTTATTGGTAAGAACTTAACAGAACGTACTGATGATTTAAAAGATGTTGGAACCATTTTAACGCATATTCAAAAAGGTGAGATTTATAATATTATTGATTTCTCTAATGCCCTCAGCGGGGAAGCCTATAAAATTTATTCTCCTGTACAATTAGGCAATACGGAAACCCCCTGGAGCCTCAATATCCAGGTTCCCATGTCAAAGATAAAAGAAGACGCCATCATCATGGCTCGCAATACTATTGCGGCCTCTCTTGTTGGGCTTATCATTTTGAGCCTCATCATTATCCTTATCACCCGCACTCTTGTTCGCCCAATTAATGGCGTATCTCAAATGTTGCAACAATTTTCCCATCTTGATTTTTCTTCTAACCAATCTCTGTCATGGATGAAGCAATATATGAAATCAAAAGACGAGATTGCACAAATGCTTCATGCCATGTTGAATCTACAAGAACATCTCTCGGGAATAATAAATGGGCTTCAGGAAGAATCTCAGCGTTTCAGCTCCAGCGCTGAATCTCTCGCAGCTCTTTCTGAAGAATCGGTAGCTTCCATGGAAGAAATAAAAGCCTCTGTAGATCAAGTAGCTACCTTGGCAGAAACAACAAGCGCAGCAGTAGAAGAGACGAATGCCGGAGTAGAAGAAGTAAGTTCCAGCGCGACAAACGCAGCCAAGTCTGCTACAGAAGGTGCCGAAGCAACTGCTCGAACCACGCAAATCAGCAATGCCGCTACTTTGGAAGTTTCTACAGTTGTTGAAGAAATCACAAATGTAGGGAAGCGCTCGAAGGAAACAGCCCAGAGCATGAAAGCTGTTGCAAATGCAGTTGAAACTATTACTCGTTTTGTAACAACCATCCAGACTATAGCAGACCAAACCAATCTTCTGGCTTTAAACGCCGCTATAGAAGCAGCACGGGCAGGAGATGCCGGTCGAGGCTTTGCTGTAGTAGCAGAAGAAGTACGAAAACTTGCTGAAGAATCTGGCGTTGCTGCTGGTGAAGTGGAGACACTTATTAACAATCTACAAACCCAGACTAAAAACGCTTTGACGTCTATAGGCCAGGTCGATGAAATCGTAGAACAAACTATTAATCGATCAGAGAAAGCTAAAAAACAGCTGCAAAAAGCCATGGAGGAAATATCGCACGTAAACGATGTTATGCAAAATATAGCCGCCACAGCAGAAGAGCAAGCAGCATCATCGGAAGAGATGGCAGCTGGAATCGACCAAGTAACCCAGTCGACCGTTCAAGTTGTAGCCTCAGTGGATACGATACGTCAGGCATCTGAAGACACTGCCAAAGCAGGTGAACAAGTTGCTGTAGAATCACAGAGTCTCTCGGAAGGAGCCCATCGCCTGGGAGAGATGATTGCACAGTTTAAGATAGATAAAAACAATCTTTCCCGATCCTTAACCATAGCGGATCAGAGCATAAAAAAATAA
- a CDS encoding helix-turn-helix transcriptional regulator → MKRKKCHPYLVPIIAIVETLSETLGPDYEVVLHDVSGEEHQIVAMAHGELTGRTEDSPLTDFGEYLLRSEEEYKGVHYIANYPSYASDGRPLRSSVTLLRDGNEKIIGFLCINYDMTRAQILKDLGTELTCVVPLKASQVAEETFVPSSGSLLQKILEEMRQQRGGRPLRYTTKREKLEIMSFLKSKGFFRLKGAVEALCKELGKSRYTVYGYLREIRTGDNDNNNEDSSQD, encoded by the coding sequence GTGAAGCGAAAAAAATGCCATCCTTATTTAGTGCCTATTATTGCTATTGTAGAAACTTTAAGTGAAACATTAGGTCCTGACTATGAGGTTGTTCTTCATGATGTTTCCGGCGAAGAGCATCAAATTGTGGCGATGGCTCATGGGGAACTAACGGGACGGACAGAAGACTCTCCTTTAACAGATTTCGGTGAGTACCTGCTTCGTAGTGAAGAGGAATATAAAGGCGTTCATTATATAGCTAATTACCCTTCTTATGCCTCTGACGGGCGGCCTTTACGATCAAGCGTAACTCTCTTAAGAGATGGGAACGAAAAGATTATTGGTTTTTTATGTATTAACTACGATATGACCCGAGCTCAAATTTTAAAGGATTTAGGAACAGAATTGACCTGTGTCGTCCCTTTAAAAGCATCTCAGGTTGCCGAAGAAACTTTTGTCCCTTCTTCGGGCTCTCTCTTGCAAAAAATCCTCGAGGAAATGCGCCAACAACGGGGCGGACGCCCTTTACGTTACACTACTAAAAGGGAAAAACTTGAGATTATGTCATTTTTGAAGTCTAAAGGGTTCTTTAGGTTGAAGGGAGCTGTAGAGGCTCTGTGTAAAGAGCTGGGGAAAAGTCGTTATACTGTTTACGGCTATTTAAGAGAGATACGAACTGGCGATAATGACAATAATAATGAAGATTCTTCTCAAGATTAA
- a CDS encoding ribonuclease H-like YkuK family protein, with protein MRSPTWGRLSLCQAINKVMDFVSGDKSKTYRFIIGTDSQVHRERRTVFVSTIIVHRVGYGAICFYESRGEVKKYSLRERMFTEVFLSLDLATRFLDELKVKDYSFFQHMGSIEIHVDVGENGATRDLVSAVTGMVKGCGFICRTKPEACGASTVADRLTKVPLVQKNNVFEVTAS; from the coding sequence TTGAGGAGCCCAACGTGGGGTCGCCTTAGTTTATGCCAAGCTATAAATAAGGTTATGGATTTCGTATCAGGTGATAAGAGTAAAACATACCGTTTCATTATCGGGACAGATTCTCAGGTGCATCGCGAGAGGAGAACAGTTTTTGTCTCCACTATTATTGTGCATCGAGTTGGTTACGGTGCAATTTGTTTTTATGAATCTCGAGGAGAGGTGAAGAAATACTCGCTTCGGGAACGTATGTTTACTGAAGTGTTTTTGAGTCTTGATTTAGCGACCCGTTTTCTTGATGAGCTTAAAGTGAAGGATTATAGTTTCTTTCAACATATGGGGAGTATTGAAATTCATGTTGATGTGGGAGAAAATGGCGCTACGAGAGATTTAGTAAGCGCTGTAACAGGTATGGTCAAAGGGTGCGGCTTTATTTGTAGAACCAAACCAGAAGCGTGCGGCGCCAGTACTGTGGCAGATCGCCTTACTAAAGTTCCTCTTGTTCAGAAAAACAATGTTTTTGAAGTAACAGCGAGTTGA